One region of Oncorhynchus mykiss isolate Arlee chromosome 8, USDA_OmykA_1.1, whole genome shotgun sequence genomic DNA includes:
- the LOC110529272 gene encoding transmembrane protein Tmp21 isoform X2: protein MFTANRIWRKCLREEIHKDVLVTGEYDINDESNTKTNLKITDSSGHILYLKEDATKGKFAFTTEDYDMFEVCFESKSPMGSGRVPDQLVNLDMKHGVEAKNYEEIAKVEKLKPLEVELRRLEDLSESIVNDFAYMKRREEEMRDTNESTNTRVLYFSIFSMCCLIGLATWQVFYLRRFFKAKKLIE, encoded by the exons AAAATGTCTACGGGAAGAGATTCACAAAGACGTGCTCGTCACGGGAGAGTATGATATCAATGACGAGTCCAACACCAAAACCAACCTGAAG ATCACAGACTCATCGGGACACATCCTCTACTTGAAGGAAGATGCAACGAAAGGGAAGTTTGCCTTCACAACAGAAGATTATGACATGTTTGAAGTGTGCTTTGAGAGCAAGTCACCAATGG GATCTGGGAGAGTCCCCGACCAGCTGGTTAATCTGGACATGAAGCACGGTGTAGAGGCCAAGAACTACGAGGAG ATCGCCAAGGTGGAGAAGCTGAAGCCCCTGGAGGTGGAGCTAAGGCGGCTGGAGGACCTATCGGAGTCCATCGTCAACGACTTTGCCTACATGAAGAggcgagaggaggagatgagggataCCAACG AGTCCACCAACACACGTGTCCTGTACTTCAGCATCTTCTCTATGTGCTGTCTGATCGGCTTGGCCACCTGGCAGGTCTTCTACCTGCGACGTTTCTTCAAGGCAAAGAAGCTCATCGAGTAG
- the LOC110529271 gene encoding translation initiation factor eIF-2B subunit beta isoform X1: MPGADKEADLTERIEAFLADLKRGGCGTGPIRGSGETARETTALLRKVTAQARWSSAGDLMEIIRKEGRRMTAAQPSETTVGNMVLRVLKIIREEYARSRGSSEETDQQESLHKLLTSGGLSEENFRQHFVHLKANVIEAINELLTELEGTTDNIAMQALEHIHSNEVIMTVGRSRTVEAFLKDAARKRKFHVIVAECAPFCQGHEMATNLSKASIETTVIADAAIFAVMSRVNKVIIGTQTVLANGGLRAVNGTHTVALAARHHSTPLIVCAPMFKLSPQFPNEEDTFHKFVSPHEVLPFTEGEILSKVNVHCPVFDYVPPELITLFISNIGGNAPSYIYRLMSELYHPEDHDL; encoded by the exons ATGCCTGGGGCTGACAAAGAAGCAGATTTAACAGAGCGAATTGAGGCTTTTCTGGCCGATTTAAAGCGGGGAGGTTGTGGGACAGGACCGATCCGAGGGTCGGGAGAAACCGCCAGAGAAACGACAGCTTTGCTCCGGAAAGTAACAGCCCAGGCACGATGGAGCAGCGCAG GCGACCTGATGGAAATTATTCGcaaggaagggaggaggatgacAGCCGCCCAGCCGTCTGAGACCACCGTGGGCAACATGGTACTGCGTGTCCTCAAGATCATCAGGGAGGAATATGCCAG GTCTCGTGGTAGCAGCGAGGAGACAGACCAGCAGGAATCCCTTCACAAGTTGCTAACGTCAGGGGGGCTGAGCGAGGAGAACTTCAGACAACACTTTGTTCATCTCAAAGCTAATGTCATAGAGGCCATCAATGAACTCCTCACAGAGCTAG aGGGCACCACGGACAACATCGCCATGCAGGCCCTGGAGCACATCCACTCCAACGAGGTCATCATGACTGTCGGCCGCTCGCGCACCGTCGAGGCCTTCCTCAAAGACGCAGCGAGGAAACGCAAGTTCCACGTCATCGTGGCCGAGTGTGCCCCCTTCTGCCAG GGTCATGAAATGGCTACTAATCTCTCCAAAGCCAGCATCGAGACCACTGTAATAGCAGACGCCGCCATATTTGCAGTGATGTCCCGAGTGAATAAG GTCATCATCGGAACACAGACGGTTCTGGCCAATGGCGGGCTCAGGGCGGTCAACGGAACCCACACTGTAGCTCTAGCAGCCAGGCACCACTCGACTCCGCTCATCGTCTGCGCTCCCATGTTCAAGCTCTCTCCTCAG TTTCCCAATGAAGAGGACACATTCCATAAGTTTGTCTCCCCACACGAGGTGCTTCCCTTCACCGAAG GAGAGATTCTATCCAAGGTGAACGTGCACTGCCCAGTGTTCGACTACGTTCCTCCTGAACTCATCACTCTGTTCATCTCTAACATCGGCGGCAACGCTCCCTCTTACATCTACCGGCTGATGAGTGAGCTCTACCACCCTGAGGACCACGACCTGTAA
- the LOC110529271 gene encoding translation initiation factor eIF-2B subunit beta isoform X2 — protein MPGADKEADLTERIEAFLADLKRGGCGTGPIRGSGETARETTALLRKVTAQARWSSAGDLMEIIRKEGRRMTAAQPSETTVGNMVLRVLKIIREEYARSRGSSEETDQQESLHKLLTSGGLSEENFRQHFVHLKANVIEAINELLTELEGTTDNIAMQALEHIHSNEVIMTVGRSRTVEAFLKDAARKRKFHVIVAECAPFCQGHEMATNLSKASIETTVIADAAIFAVMSRVNKVIIGTQTVLANGGLRAVNGTHTVALAARHHSTPLIVCAPMFKLSPQFPNEEDTFHKFVSPHEVLPFTEGEILSKVNVHCPVFDM, from the exons ATGCCTGGGGCTGACAAAGAAGCAGATTTAACAGAGCGAATTGAGGCTTTTCTGGCCGATTTAAAGCGGGGAGGTTGTGGGACAGGACCGATCCGAGGGTCGGGAGAAACCGCCAGAGAAACGACAGCTTTGCTCCGGAAAGTAACAGCCCAGGCACGATGGAGCAGCGCAG GCGACCTGATGGAAATTATTCGcaaggaagggaggaggatgacAGCCGCCCAGCCGTCTGAGACCACCGTGGGCAACATGGTACTGCGTGTCCTCAAGATCATCAGGGAGGAATATGCCAG GTCTCGTGGTAGCAGCGAGGAGACAGACCAGCAGGAATCCCTTCACAAGTTGCTAACGTCAGGGGGGCTGAGCGAGGAGAACTTCAGACAACACTTTGTTCATCTCAAAGCTAATGTCATAGAGGCCATCAATGAACTCCTCACAGAGCTAG aGGGCACCACGGACAACATCGCCATGCAGGCCCTGGAGCACATCCACTCCAACGAGGTCATCATGACTGTCGGCCGCTCGCGCACCGTCGAGGCCTTCCTCAAAGACGCAGCGAGGAAACGCAAGTTCCACGTCATCGTGGCCGAGTGTGCCCCCTTCTGCCAG GGTCATGAAATGGCTACTAATCTCTCCAAAGCCAGCATCGAGACCACTGTAATAGCAGACGCCGCCATATTTGCAGTGATGTCCCGAGTGAATAAG GTCATCATCGGAACACAGACGGTTCTGGCCAATGGCGGGCTCAGGGCGGTCAACGGAACCCACACTGTAGCTCTAGCAGCCAGGCACCACTCGACTCCGCTCATCGTCTGCGCTCCCATGTTCAAGCTCTCTCCTCAG TTTCCCAATGAAGAGGACACATTCCATAAGTTTGTCTCCCCACACGAGGTGCTTCCCTTCACCGAAG GAGAGATTCTATCCAAGGTGAACGTGCACTGCCCAGTGTTCGACATGTGA
- the LOC110529271 gene encoding translation initiation factor eIF-2B subunit beta isoform X3 yields the protein MPGEFIIREEEYARVVYHRGGGICQVSLSSGRRNMPGEFIIREEEYARSRGSSEETDQQESLHKLLTSGGLSEENFRQHFVHLKANVIEAINELLTELEGTTDNIAMQALEHIHSNEVIMTVGRSRTVEAFLKDAARKRKFHVIVAECAPFCQGHEMATNLSKASIETTVIADAAIFAVMSRVNKVIIGTQTVLANGGLRAVNGTHTVALAARHHSTPLIVCAPMFKLSPQFPNEEDTFHKFVSPHEVLPFTEGEILSKVNVHCPVFDYVPPELITLFISNIGGNAPSYIYRLMSELYHPEDHDL from the exons ATGCCAGGTGAGTTTATCATCAGGGAGGAGGAATATGCCAGGGTAGTTTATCATCGGGGAGGAGGAATATGCCAGGTGAGTTTATCATCAGGGAGGAGGAATATGCCAGGTGAGTTTATCATCAGGGAGGAGGAATATGCCAG GTCTCGTGGTAGCAGCGAGGAGACAGACCAGCAGGAATCCCTTCACAAGTTGCTAACGTCAGGGGGGCTGAGCGAGGAGAACTTCAGACAACACTTTGTTCATCTCAAAGCTAATGTCATAGAGGCCATCAATGAACTCCTCACAGAGCTAG aGGGCACCACGGACAACATCGCCATGCAGGCCCTGGAGCACATCCACTCCAACGAGGTCATCATGACTGTCGGCCGCTCGCGCACCGTCGAGGCCTTCCTCAAAGACGCAGCGAGGAAACGCAAGTTCCACGTCATCGTGGCCGAGTGTGCCCCCTTCTGCCAG GGTCATGAAATGGCTACTAATCTCTCCAAAGCCAGCATCGAGACCACTGTAATAGCAGACGCCGCCATATTTGCAGTGATGTCCCGAGTGAATAAG GTCATCATCGGAACACAGACGGTTCTGGCCAATGGCGGGCTCAGGGCGGTCAACGGAACCCACACTGTAGCTCTAGCAGCCAGGCACCACTCGACTCCGCTCATCGTCTGCGCTCCCATGTTCAAGCTCTCTCCTCAG TTTCCCAATGAAGAGGACACATTCCATAAGTTTGTCTCCCCACACGAGGTGCTTCCCTTCACCGAAG GAGAGATTCTATCCAAGGTGAACGTGCACTGCCCAGTGTTCGACTACGTTCCTCCTGAACTCATCACTCTGTTCATCTCTAACATCGGCGGCAACGCTCCCTCTTACATCTACCGGCTGATGAGTGAGCTCTACCACCCTGAGGACCACGACCTGTAA
- the LOC110529272 gene encoding transmembrane emp24 domain-containing protein 10 isoform X1: MARFAALLLLPVLIESVFSISFFLPVNSRKCLREEIHKDVLVTGEYDINDESNTKTNLKITDSSGHILYLKEDATKGKFAFTTEDYDMFEVCFESKSPMGSGRVPDQLVNLDMKHGVEAKNYEEIAKVEKLKPLEVELRRLEDLSESIVNDFAYMKRREEEMRDTNESTNTRVLYFSIFSMCCLIGLATWQVFYLRRFFKAKKLIE; this comes from the exons ATGGCTCGGTTCGCTGCCTTACTGCTTTTACCTGTTCTCATTGAATCGGTATtttctatttctttctttctacctGTAAATTCAAGAAAATGTCTACGGGAAGAGATTCACAAAGACGTGCTCGTCACGGGAGAGTATGATATCAATGACGAGTCCAACACCAAAACCAACCTGAAG ATCACAGACTCATCGGGACACATCCTCTACTTGAAGGAAGATGCAACGAAAGGGAAGTTTGCCTTCACAACAGAAGATTATGACATGTTTGAAGTGTGCTTTGAGAGCAAGTCACCAATGG GATCTGGGAGAGTCCCCGACCAGCTGGTTAATCTGGACATGAAGCACGGTGTAGAGGCCAAGAACTACGAGGAG ATCGCCAAGGTGGAGAAGCTGAAGCCCCTGGAGGTGGAGCTAAGGCGGCTGGAGGACCTATCGGAGTCCATCGTCAACGACTTTGCCTACATGAAGAggcgagaggaggagatgagggataCCAACG AGTCCACCAACACACGTGTCCTGTACTTCAGCATCTTCTCTATGTGCTGTCTGATCGGCTTGGCCACCTGGCAGGTCTTCTACCTGCGACGTTTCTTCAAGGCAAAGAAGCTCATCGAGTAG